The Haloplanus salinarum genome includes a region encoding these proteins:
- the metX gene encoding homoserine O-acetyltransferase MetX: protein MTSVESGTRSLGEFTFECGESIDDLQVAYEAYGDFEATEEGSNAVLICHALTGSQNVASAGLAETAGQARAWWNDIVGPGKAIDTTEYYVVCANVPGSCYGSSGPPAENPETGEPWGTDFPPVTVGDWTQAQRRLLDDLGVGRLHAVVGGSAGGMNVLDWAVQYPDDVARIVPVAAAARLDSQCLALDAIARRAITTDDAWRGGDYYGGERPTDGLALARQIGHVMYLSKTSMREKFGRRAAGRDAVRSFPADRAAAYFPYREVESYLDYQAEKFVDRFDPNSYLYLTRAMDDYDLSEGYEGDADALGAFEGEALLMSFTGDWHFTVAQSESLAEACRTAGVPVAHHVVESDHGHDAFLVEPEKVGPPLRDFLAEGLDGRAIHDTASEDDGGEAEADFAPVHNSLFSG, encoded by the coding sequence GTGACCTCCGTCGAGAGCGGGACGCGGAGCCTGGGCGAGTTCACCTTCGAGTGTGGCGAGTCCATCGACGACCTGCAGGTGGCATACGAGGCCTACGGCGACTTCGAGGCGACGGAGGAGGGGAGCAACGCCGTCCTGATCTGTCACGCGCTCACCGGGAGCCAGAACGTCGCCAGCGCCGGCTTGGCCGAGACGGCCGGGCAGGCGCGGGCGTGGTGGAACGACATCGTCGGGCCGGGGAAGGCCATCGACACCACCGAGTACTACGTCGTCTGTGCGAACGTCCCCGGCTCCTGTTACGGAAGTTCCGGCCCGCCGGCCGAGAACCCCGAGACGGGCGAGCCCTGGGGGACGGACTTCCCACCCGTGACGGTCGGCGACTGGACGCAGGCTCAGCGCCGTCTGCTCGACGACCTGGGCGTCGGCCGTCTGCACGCCGTCGTCGGCGGGAGCGCGGGGGGCATGAACGTCCTCGACTGGGCGGTGCAGTATCCCGACGACGTGGCACGGATCGTCCCCGTCGCGGCCGCCGCACGCCTCGACTCGCAGTGTCTCGCTCTCGATGCCATCGCCCGCCGGGCCATCACCACCGACGACGCCTGGCGGGGTGGGGACTACTACGGCGGCGAGCGGCCGACCGACGGCCTCGCGCTCGCCCGACAGATCGGCCACGTGATGTACCTCTCGAAGACGTCGATGCGCGAGAAGTTCGGCCGCCGAGCGGCCGGGCGGGACGCCGTCCGGTCGTTCCCCGCCGACCGCGCCGCCGCCTACTTCCCCTACCGCGAGGTGGAGTCCTACCTCGACTACCAGGCCGAGAAGTTCGTCGACCGCTTCGACCCCAACTCCTACCTCTATCTCACCCGGGCGATGGACGACTACGACCTCAGCGAGGGGTACGAGGGCGACGCCGACGCGCTCGGCGCCTTCGAGGGGGAGGCCCTGCTCATGTCCTTCACCGGCGACTGGCATTTCACCGTCGCGCAGTCGGAGTCGCTCGCCGAGGCCTGCCGGACGGCGGGCGTCCCCGTCGCCCACCACGTCGTCGAGTCGGACCACGGCCACGACGCCTTTCTCGTCGAACCCGAGAAGGTGGGGCCGCCGCTCCGGGACTTCCTCGCGGAGGGCCTCGACGGCCGCGCCATCCACGACACCGCGAGCGAGGACGACGGGGGCGAGGCCGAGGCGGACTTCGCGCCGGTCCACAACTCGCTGTTCAGCGGGTGA
- a CDS encoding O-acetylhomoserine aminocarboxypropyltransferase/cysteine synthase family protein: MTDGFHTRSLHAGQEPDPATGARAPPIYQTTSYVFDDADDAAERFSLDVEDNIYSRFSNPTTRTLERRLAALSGGTDAVATTAGMAALDAATSILAEAGDNVVAASDMYGGTSTYFSKMATRRGIEFRTVDTLDYDAYAEAVDDDTAFVHVETLSNPSLLTPDFERLAEVAHERRAPLFVDNTFATPYLCRPLEHGADIVWESTTKWIHGSGTTLGGVLVDGGTFPWDHPEVDYPELAGENPAYGFDFSERFGERAFAAAARYRSLRSLGNGQSPFDAWVTLQGLETLPLRMDRHCENAAAVAEFLVDHPAVGWVTYPGLADHETHDAASEYLDGGGGMITFGLADGFEAAKDLCETVEMASFLANIGDAKTLVIHPASTTHSQLSEAEQRAAGVTPDMIRLSVGLEDVDDIVADLERGLR, from the coding sequence ATGACCGACGGCTTTCACACCCGAAGCCTCCACGCCGGGCAGGAGCCGGACCCGGCGACGGGTGCCCGTGCGCCGCCCATCTACCAGACCACGTCGTACGTCTTCGACGACGCCGACGACGCGGCGGAGCGGTTCAGCCTGGACGTCGAGGACAACATCTACTCGCGGTTCTCGAACCCGACGACCCGGACCCTCGAACGGCGACTGGCCGCGTTGTCGGGGGGAACCGACGCCGTCGCCACCACCGCGGGTATGGCCGCGCTGGACGCCGCCACGAGCATCCTCGCCGAGGCCGGCGACAACGTCGTCGCCGCCTCCGACATGTACGGCGGGACCAGTACGTACTTCTCGAAGATGGCCACGCGTCGGGGGATCGAGTTCCGGACCGTCGACACCCTCGATTACGACGCCTACGCCGAGGCCGTCGACGACGACACTGCCTTCGTCCACGTCGAGACGCTGTCGAACCCGTCCCTGTTGACGCCGGACTTCGAGCGACTGGCCGAGGTGGCCCACGAGCGCCGGGCGCCGCTTTTCGTCGACAACACCTTCGCCACGCCGTACCTGTGTCGGCCGCTCGAACACGGCGCAGACATCGTCTGGGAGTCGACGACGAAGTGGATCCACGGCTCGGGAACCACGCTCGGTGGCGTCCTCGTCGACGGCGGTACCTTCCCCTGGGACCATCCCGAGGTCGACTACCCCGAACTCGCCGGGGAGAACCCGGCCTACGGCTTCGACTTCAGCGAGCGGTTCGGGGAACGGGCCTTCGCGGCCGCCGCGCGGTACCGCTCGCTCCGGAGCCTCGGCAACGGACAGTCGCCGTTCGACGCCTGGGTCACCCTCCAGGGGCTGGAGACGCTCCCCCTGCGGATGGATCGTCACTGCGAGAACGCCGCGGCCGTCGCCGAGTTCCTGGTCGACCACCCGGCGGTCGGGTGGGTGACCTATCCCGGCCTCGCGGACCACGAGACCCACGACGCGGCGAGCGAGTACCTCGACGGCGGCGGCGGCATGATCACCTTCGGCCTCGCGGACGGGTTCGAGGCCGCGAAGGACCTGTGTGAGACCGTCGAGATGGCGAGTTTCCTCGCCAACATCGGCGACGCGAAGACGCTGGTGATCCACCCCGCCTCCACCACCCACTCGCAGTTGAGCGAGGCGGAACAGCGCGCCGCCGGGGTCACGCCCGACATGATCCGCCTCTCGGTGGGCCTGGAGGACGTCGACGACATCGTCGCCGACCTGGAGCGTGGGTTGCGGTGA
- a CDS encoding pyridoxal-phosphate-dependent aminotransferase family protein: MTEKREYTDDYPDKTLYIPGPTEVREDVLDAMSQPMFGHRMDRMTDLYTTIVEDTKDFLGTDKEVIILTASGTEFWEASTLNLVDEHILCTTCGAFGERHANVAERLGKDVDRLEYEWGQAVKPEDVRRRLERSDADYDVVTCVMNESSTGVRNPIEEIGDVVADYPDTYFVVDAVSALGGDHVDIDAHGIDVIFASTQKAFAMPPGLAVCVVSDDAYQRELESDSASWYGGFQRCLDYYDRKGQTHSTPAIPVMLAYREQMKHMLDEGHAARDRRHREMAEYTREWAREHFDLFPEAGYESRTVSCIRNTRDIDVAATIDAVSERYDMVFSNGYGDLGEETFRIGHMGEHTVESVEALTDAIEDVADL; encoded by the coding sequence ATGACCGAGAAACGCGAATACACGGACGACTACCCCGACAAGACGCTGTACATCCCCGGCCCCACCGAGGTGCGAGAGGACGTCCTCGATGCGATGTCCCAGCCGATGTTCGGCCACCGGATGGACCGGATGACCGACCTCTATACGACCATCGTCGAGGACACCAAGGACTTCCTCGGCACCGACAAGGAGGTCATCATCCTGACGGCCTCCGGCACGGAGTTCTGGGAGGCGTCGACGCTCAACCTCGTCGACGAACACATCCTCTGTACGACCTGTGGCGCCTTCGGCGAGCGTCACGCCAACGTGGCCGAGCGGTTGGGCAAGGACGTCGATCGACTCGAATACGAGTGGGGGCAGGCCGTCAAACCCGAAGACGTGCGCCGACGCCTCGAACGCAGCGACGCCGACTACGACGTCGTCACCTGCGTGATGAACGAGAGTTCGACCGGCGTCCGGAACCCGATCGAGGAGATCGGCGACGTGGTCGCCGACTATCCGGACACCTACTTCGTCGTCGACGCGGTGTCGGCGCTCGGCGGCGACCACGTCGACATCGACGCCCACGGGATCGACGTCATCTTCGCCTCGACCCAGAAGGCCTTCGCCATGCCTCCCGGTCTCGCGGTCTGTGTCGTCAGCGACGACGCCTACCAGCGCGAGCTCGAGTCGGACTCCGCGTCGTGGTACGGCGGCTTCCAGCGCTGTCTCGACTACTACGACCGGAAGGGCCAGACCCACTCCACGCCCGCCATCCCGGTCATGCTCGCCTACCGCGAGCAGATGAAACACATGCTCGACGAGGGCCACGCGGCGCGGGATCGGCGCCACCGCGAGATGGCCGAGTACACCCGCGAGTGGGCCCGCGAGCACTTCGATCTCTTCCCGGAGGCGGGTTACGAGTCACGGACGGTGAGCTGTATCCGGAACACGCGGGACATCGACGTCGCCGCGACCATCGACGCCGTCTCCGAGCGGTACGACATGGTCTTCTCGAACGGCTACGGCGACCTCGGCGAGGAGACGTTCCGGATCGGTCACATGGGCGAACACACGGTCGAAAGCGTCGAGGCCCTGACCGACGCCATCGAGGACGTCGCCGACCTATAG
- a CDS encoding ABC transporter permease, giving the protein MTWTAVARKDFQDAIRSRWVAGLSTLFVLLVSAAAYLVRPASGETISSNAVLNSLVVRDALVTTLVPLLALVVAYKAVVGERESGSLKLLLSLPHSRADVVFGKVAGRAAAIAAPISVGFLLPAVVLLVAPPVNFDVVSYVGYTLLTAILGVAFVAIAVGFSAAASSSRRAVAGAIGIYFLFVPLWGAVRFPLQLYLGMGGGPSWLPLTGQQVLRMLRLINPTGSFKIVSNAFLEGSLYTGGQVNMQVSATLMLVLWILVPPLLGLLWFREADL; this is encoded by the coding sequence ATGACGTGGACCGCCGTGGCGCGCAAGGACTTCCAGGACGCCATCCGGTCGCGGTGGGTCGCGGGGCTGTCCACGCTGTTCGTCCTGCTGGTGTCGGCGGCGGCGTATCTCGTCCGGCCGGCGTCGGGCGAGACGATCAGTTCGAACGCGGTGCTCAACTCCCTGGTCGTCCGTGACGCTCTGGTGACGACGCTGGTGCCGTTGCTCGCGCTCGTCGTCGCGTACAAGGCCGTGGTCGGCGAGCGGGAGTCCGGGTCGCTGAAGCTCCTGCTCTCCCTGCCACACTCGCGGGCGGACGTGGTGTTCGGGAAGGTGGCCGGACGGGCGGCGGCCATCGCCGCGCCCATCTCGGTGGGCTTTCTCCTGCCCGCGGTGGTCCTACTGGTCGCGCCACCCGTGAACTTCGACGTCGTGTCCTACGTCGGCTACACGCTGTTGACGGCGATCCTCGGGGTGGCCTTCGTCGCCATCGCGGTCGGGTTCTCCGCGGCCGCGTCGTCGAGCAGGCGGGCGGTCGCCGGCGCCATCGGGATCTACTTCCTGTTCGTGCCGCTGTGGGGGGCCGTCAGGTTCCCGCTCCAGCTCTACCTCGGCATGGGCGGCGGGCCGTCGTGGCTCCCCCTCACGGGCCAGCAGGTGTTGCGGATGCTCCGCCTGATCAACCCCACCGGATCGTTCAAGATCGTCTCGAACGCGTTCCTCGAGGGGTCGCTGTACACGGGGGGCCAGGTGAACATGCAGGTGTCCGCGACGTTGATGCTGGTGCTGTGGATCCTCGTCCCGCCCCTGCTGGGCCTGCTGTGGTTCCGCGAGGCCGACCTATAG
- a CDS encoding ABC transporter ATP-binding protein, with translation MAAIELDGVTKRFGDVTAVSDLDLTVPEGEVFGFLGPNGAGKSTTINMLLDFVRPTAGEVRVLGMDAGRDSVAVRRRTGVLPEGYDVYERLTGRKHVEFAMRSKEVDGDPDAVLERVGIADAADRKAGGYSKGMRQRLVLGMALVGEPDLLILDEPSSGLDPGGAREMRDIVRAEADRGTTVFFSSHVLGQVEAVCDRVGIMRAGELVAEDSIEGLRGAVDEGETLTVTVDAASEEDLGAVRALDGVTSATTDGGTVTVSCEADAKTSVIGALEDVGVTVEDFQTEETSLEDLFLAYTEGEEGEVSA, from the coding sequence ATGGCCGCAATCGAACTCGACGGCGTGACCAAACGCTTCGGCGACGTCACCGCCGTCTCGGACCTCGACCTCACGGTCCCCGAGGGCGAGGTGTTCGGCTTTCTCGGACCGAACGGTGCGGGGAAGTCGACGACGATCAACATGTTGCTCGATTTCGTCCGCCCGACGGCAGGCGAGGTGCGCGTCCTCGGCATGGACGCCGGCCGCGACAGCGTCGCGGTGCGCCGTCGGACGGGCGTCCTCCCCGAGGGATACGACGTGTACGAGCGTCTCACCGGGCGCAAACACGTCGAGTTCGCCATGCGCTCGAAGGAGGTGGACGGCGACCCCGACGCGGTGCTCGAACGGGTGGGCATCGCCGACGCGGCCGACCGCAAGGCCGGCGGCTACTCCAAGGGGATGCGCCAGCGACTCGTCCTCGGCATGGCGCTGGTCGGCGAACCCGACCTGTTGATCCTCGACGAGCCCTCCTCCGGCCTGGATCCGGGAGGCGCCCGCGAGATGCGCGATATCGTTCGGGCCGAGGCCGACCGCGGGACGACCGTCTTCTTCTCCAGTCACGTGCTGGGGCAGGTCGAGGCGGTGTGTGACCGCGTGGGCATCATGCGCGCGGGCGAACTCGTCGCGGAGGACAGCATCGAGGGCCTGCGCGGCGCCGTCGACGAGGGCGAGACGCTGACGGTCACCGTCGACGCCGCCAGCGAGGAGGACCTCGGGGCGGTACGGGCACTCGACGGCGTCACCTCGGCGACGACCGACGGCGGCACCGTCACCGTCTCCTGTGAGGCCGACGCGAAGACGTCGGTCATCGGCGCGCTGGAGGACGTCGGGGTGACGGTCGAGGACTTCCAGACCGAGGAGACGTCGCTGGAGGACCTGTTTCTCGCGTACACCGAGGGCGAGGAAGGGGAGGTGTCGGCATGA